A window of Oryza glaberrima chromosome 2, OglaRS2, whole genome shotgun sequence genomic DNA:
AAAAAACTAGCTAATTACGCTTTTAAGCGATTTGGTGTAATAATTGATTGTAGCTTGTTGAATAAAGTCTGGAAatatatttcattatctaaaaaaactagctaattaaattaatcaccgTGAAAAAGCAGCTAAAGATCTTAGATCCTAGGTGTGAGATCTACATGGTACATCTTGGAAGGCTTGAGCCCATCGGTGGCGTTGAAGAAGCGGAGCGTGCGCGCCCACTTGAGGCGGTCCTTGAGCTTGTGCACGGCCACCGTGTCGGCGATGAGCTCGTGGCGGAAGCAGTTGACGTCGGCGCCGTACATCTCCCTGTCCAGGTAGTCGTACATCCGCGGCTCCTCGCCGAACCTGTTCTTCCCCTTGCCTGCCCCGCGCAACCACCGGCCGAACACGTCGTCCTCGTACCCGATCTCCCGGCCCCGCAGCTCCGGCGACGCCGCGATCCACTCCGCCACGTCCCACGACACGATGTACCCCATCCCGGACATGTACTGCCACGCCGGGTCGATGTGGCACGGGTTCAGGAACCCGTGGTACATGTCGCGGCGCGGCTTGCGGCGCAGCGTGTCGGCGAGCGCGCCCAGGCGGTAGTACGTGTCGTCGTCGATCTTGCCGGCGAAGTCGTAGTAGCCGGCGGGGAACAGGCGCGGGAGGGCCGAGAAGTAGTCGTACGTCTTGCCGTCGTTCATGTTCTCGGTGCAGTTGAGCACGAGGATGTCGCCGTGGGTGATGATCTCCAGCGCCACCAGcacggcgtcctcctccttgtcCAGGCTGCACATCACGAAGCGGACGTCGatggcggcgcgccgcggcggcggctggagcgcGTACGCCATGCGGAGCAGCGCGCGCCGCTCGTAGAAGTCGGGGCGGGTGAGGATGCCGAAGAACATGCGGaagtcgacgtcgtcgtccgccgccgccgccgccgccgcgacgctcTTGCTGGCGGCGTCGCATGGGGCAAGCGCCGACTTGAGCTGGCTCAAGTCGTTGGGGAAGATGACCAGGTAGAAGAgcgcgaggacggcgacggggacgagGCAGGCAGAGAAGTTCGCCGCCATTGTTGCTAGCTTAATTAGTGAGGTGCACTTTGCGCTAGCTTAACGCTAAGTACGTTGCTTCGTGCTTTTGTCAGTCCTTAAGTAGACTGCCGATGCTCCCACACTCGATCTGGCATCTGGCTGATTTAATTTGTCGCTAGTGCATCGTTAACTTGCCAAGTTGTTGCCAAAATTTAGATGAACAACTGCCACTTGTTTAATTATGTGAGTAAACTAATTAATCGAACGTTTACTTTAGAACTGTTATTATATATATGCTCGATCAGTCGATCGATCCCGGTGAAGACACTTGTAACTTTTGCTACGATTTTAAAACTTCTTGGTCCGGAAAGCTCCAAGGCCGCGTGCACTCATATATGGAAGTGATCTTGCTTAATTTTACATTCACAATTCGAGTCTACGTACTGATGATCTACGGGTCGTTAACCACTTTTAATTGCCAGCATTAACTCCCCTGCCTCGAAGATAGCGTAGATCGGAAATGATTTAGATCTAAGCTCTGTAAAATATACTGCGATCAATCAATAATTGACCAGAATCGGCCGACCTATTGGGCAATCCTGGTCTTGATTTGGTATTTTATATACTAAACTCTTAAGACTGTTAGTCTTTTATAGATGGCACTGGCAAAGTGGATGAACGTGCAGAAACATGAAGTGAAGGAACAGGGCCGGTCCTGAGTTTTCAGGCACCGGTGCAAAACTAAATGTAGAGGCCCTACTactacaaaataataatcaactAGATGTGAAGTTATCGATGACATGGCTTGATAATTAAAAGAATTAACACTATTATGATAGTTTAATTCATATAAGTTACActacaaaattacaaatataaatttaaaattttaccaATTAGTTGATCGCAAGCGTCTAAATGCGATGCTTAGGGCATGAGGACGATTCGATCGAGTGAACAGAAACAAACAATTAAGCGCTAATGCCCGTGACGCCGTGCGTCGGGATGGCctatatatgtttatgtttTGATATCGAGAGATTGGGCAGCAGTAATTAAATTAATAGTTGGGCTACGGAGATGGTGTATTGGTGTGCTGATTGCTAACCTTGCCGAGGGGAAGGCAGGTGATGGAGGCTAGGAGATGCCGAGGAGCAGCGACGCAGTAGATTGCGTCGTCGCTGAGCAGCTGGCAGCAGCAACCAGGGAGATTGCGTCAGTGCCGAGCAGCTGGTGATTGCCATGGAGTGAATTACGttggcgccggccgccgccgacacgcGATGCAGTTTCGATTTTTGGCTTTTCGCCAAATCGCTATCGCCCGGTCACCGATCGCTGAGCGCGTGCGCGTGAAGAGGACAAGAGGGGATGTGGGCGGCGGCAATCACGCGtgtttctgttttctttttgccaCGGGGCGCTTCGCTTTCCGGCTTCCGCGCATGCATGCGCTCGATCTGCGGGCCAGGGACGCGGGAGGGAGGTGGGTGGGGGCCCCTGCGATCTAGGGGCCCAGATTGGTGGCAGTGTCACCGCTCCCCCCCTCTGCACAAGggccggccctgtgaaggaagcCCAGGTTTTGCGTGTTGCCACTTGGGGTCTTTTTGGCGAGTTTTTGTTAgatgcacctttttttttctactagaaGCTTTTCAAACAATCTAGATTTTTTACCTAGATTTTTAGAATATGTAGTTATAGAATATAGAAAACAGGTTAGAAGCCAAAAGCAGGTTTTCACAGCTTCTGTATATTATTATCAGTTAGCTTCTCACTAGCTGCTTATTAAAATCTTAAGCTCTCCAAACATGCCATTGATTTGTTTGAAAACCTCTACGTAATTAAGAGCATAATTGAACTTATACACGATATATAACTGTATGTTATAATTCTCTTAGGCTAGTCACTTCTTTCATGTGCTATAGCTGATTATAAATCTACGACTAATTACACTCTCTTCCTTTCTCACACTCTCTGTGTGGGAACTGTGCTGACATGGATCCTCTATAGCTATCAAGCTATCCTTATCGTACAGAGGATAATCCGGCAAGTTCGACAAGAGTTAAAAGAACGAAGACAAGACTATTATTGAAAATTTatgtacactttttttttcagaatttttggtgatatttgtTAGTTATCGTGTATGATATGTGCAGTGCATACATTCCCCTCGGGCCACTCTCGGCCCAAAAGAACAATTCAAtttggaataagtccattttgccttcctcatctcttgcgcttgcgtgaataacatccctcaaccggaaaaccgggtataacgcctCTTTCTTCTctgaaaaccagagcaaatcaccTCCTTCGGCGGTTTCGgaggcggttttgtcctacgtggcacttacgtggcggGTTGACTTCCACAAGGCAtcgacgtggcgcttatgtggcactaaaataaaaataaatgtaaatgggacccacatgttagtgagtaaaacaataaaaataaaatattgggCCCACGCGTCAGTTACCTTTCCCCTTCCTCTTTATCCTCACGGCAAGCGAGATGGAGAGAGCTAGCTCGGCGGGTGCTTGGTGGAGCGGTGGAGTGGCGGGGCAGCGGGAGCTCGGCGGGTGCTTGGTGGAGCGGCGGGGCAGCGGGAGCTCGACGGGTGCTTGGTGGAGCGGTGGAGCGGCGGGGCAGCGGGAGCTCGGCGGGGGCGGCAGGAGCGACGGGGCGGCGAGACTGCGGGGGCGGCGAGAGCTCGGCGGAGTGGCGGGGCGGCATGAGCTCGGTGGGAGCGACGGGGCGGCGGAAGGTCGGCGGAAtagcggggcggcgggagcggcaggaGTGACGGGGCAGCGAGaccgcgggggcggcgggagctcgctgcctcccctcccacacccctcctccgccacctcatCCCTATCCTCgcctcctcggcctcgccgccacctcttcttctccctccccagCATTCTGGCGAAGATGGACGCCGACAGACATGCAAAGTTGGCATGGGAGGATGCAGCACAGGGGTTGTCGACCACGCGTCACTGGTTTGACGCGGACGGAGCTAGAACGCCGCCACCACGACCTTCCCGCGCTCCGACGTCCTCCATCCAACATTCAGCGCTCTTCTCGCTGCGCCGGCAGCAACCGGTAGTGTCGCCGTCCAATCTTGCATTGGGCAGCAGGCAACAATTGGCCGATGACGTGCGATCATCGCAGGCACGTCCTCTTCGTGTCACGGCGATCCTCGCCGCTGTAGTAACCGTAAGCAGCACCACCGCAGCCGTAAGGCGCGCCGCCGTAGTACATGTAAGGATCGGCTCCGAATGGCACGCCGACACCGAAGAAGGGGTCGACGTAGCCTGGCGCCGGGCCGAACGAGAAGCCGTAGCTGCCGTGGTgatcgccgtcgacggcgagggctCCATATTCTGCGGAGTGGTCGCCCGCCACTGTCTCCCGCGCCTTTCTTGGTCCGAGGACACCTGATGAGATTGTGGCGCTCTTCTTGGAAGACACGTTGCTGTGGCTCGCCTGCGAAGCGGCCGGGCTCTGCGGCGCCACCTCTGCCGCGTTGCTACCGATGGAGCTCCTCGGCTTCTCAGTTCCACTTGAAGCGCTCGCTGCGCCGCCGGTGATGGCGAGAACGTTGGCGATGGTGGTGTGGAGCGTCGGGTTGGGGATCAGGTCGTTGGTGCGCGCCTGGGCCCCGCACGCGCACTTGGACTTGGCGGCGATGTGGTCCTAGATGCACCTGTCGCAGAAGCTGTTGAAGCAGCACTTGCTCGCCAGCACCGCGTCGGCCATCACGTTCCTGCAAATCTTGCAGTAGAGTTCCGACGGGATGACGTTGCTAGATCCCCCGGGCGGCGTCCTCCATTCGGTGCTCGTCTCGTAGCTGCCACGGGGAATGGAAAAGATaacagaggaagaggagagtCGCTGACAAGTGAGACCCACAAGCTGATtcagctgccacgtaggataaaaccgcctccgaaaccgccgagggagatgatttgctctggttttcagagaagaaggaggcgttatacccggttttccggttgagggaTGTTATTCACACAAGCGCAAGAGATAAgggaggtaaaatggacttattccattCAATTTCAGGTTATTTGGATGCGCTTTCCAACAAATTGGCCCACTATGAAACGGGAATGAGGCCTACGACGCACCAAAACACACGATCCTCTCGGATAAATCACAGCCGTAGAAAAATCTGCACCGGAAGATCGCCGCCGTTCATTTCTGCTACTGACGGGTACATAAGAGCTACCAGCGCCGCTGGCTAGGGTTTCTTCTTCCCCTCGTGGCCGCGCCTCCGAAACCCCCACCTCCGCGAGCTCCCAGTCTCTCTCCGGCggcagaagcggcggcgacgacgagatgGTGAAGGGACGCACCGGGCAGCGCGTGCGGCTCTACGTCCGCGGCACCATCCTCGGATACAAGAGGTGAGGGGCGAGCTCGCCGTCTCCGGCAACCGAGGGTTGTGTGCGTGTGTATGTGTTCCATTCTGTCGCCGCGATTTTGATTGGTGGAATTTGGGCAGGTCGAAGTCGAACCAGTACGAGAACACGTCGCTGGTGCAGATCGAGGGGGTGAACACCAAGGAGGAGGTGGCGTGGTACTGCGGGAAGAGGATGGCGTACGTGTACAAGGCCAAGACCAAGAGTGGCGGCACGAACTACCGCTGCATCTGGGGCAAGGTCACCCGCCCCCATGGCAACTCCGGCGTCGTCCGCGCCAAGTTCAAGTCCAACCTGCCCCCCGCTTCCATGGTGCGTTGCTCCCATTCTATGCGATTCTTGTTGTTCTTGTTTATGAGCTTGTGCTGATTTTTCTGCTATGTTTGCATCGTTGCAGGGGCGCAAGGTCAGAGTCTTCATGTACCCGAGCAGCATCTAAAGGTTAGTGCGGATTGTATCCTGTTCAGTTAGCTGTTTGCGGGTTATAGATTAGACTTGTTTCTCCAAGCATCAGTTGAAGAATGACCATTAAACAGTCGCTCCATTTGTGCAATTAGCCATGATTGATGAACGACTCTGCTGTTATGATGATCTGTCAATTCTTTATCGAACATATCATGTATGGATTGTTATTATATCTTGAGTTGCTTGTTAAGACCATGGTAGGATGCTTAGTGAGTGTTACTTTGCATGCTTGAACATGTTATCGCACGGGCGATGGAGAAATGCAGTAGATTTTTCCATCAAGCCTTCTGTGCTAGGGTGATAATGTAATACTATTACAATTGAACATTGTACGCACGAAATTCTGTTTTCGCAGCATGTCAAATGTGGTTGTACGCCTGATCCCTGAGTCCCTGACTGAGGAATAGCCATTTTGTTTTTGGACATCCTTTAAAACTTCTTGTATTTGGCAATTGTGTGTGAAGAATAACTGGGCTTGTGAATTGACATTTGCAATCAAACCTGCTCAATTCACTTCATTATTTTCATATTGTCATAAACCATGCTTCCACTACTTTTGAGGGTTCAGAGGGGCATGTAAATGGTCTGTGCCATGATGCTTTCCTGGTTTCTTTGAAATCCATTCCAATATGAATAGCTTGAAAGCTGAATATTTTGATCTAACAGTAAGTCCATAACATAGGAGTTACCTGGAAGAGGCTTTATTATGTCAGTGGAACTTGTTATGGCTATTGAACTGCAGATACTAAATTGGCATTATATTGGGTCCTTGTAGTGTAATCGTTATGTACACAAATGATTGACATCTGAGGAATTTTTATCACATTTACTTACAATGTAAAAAAGTTTCCCAGCCATGTTTGTCACAAGGTTGCATGCTAAATTTATCTTAATGCAATCGCGTCTTCATATCCTATTTAGTATAAAGAACCAAGTATTTGATTTACCAACAGAGTGTCTTTTTGTTAAACTATCAGTTTGGCATCCTACTGAAACATTCTAGTACTGTTTGTTGTTTCTCTAATTGTAATTTTTGTGCATATATTGTGAAGCATAAATGGCTGTGCAATTTCCAAATTGCTGCTGTCTTTTGTTTGATAAATTAATAACAGTTTCTCATCCAATGCAGACTCTTGAAGTGTGGAGGATGTTGCTTATCTCTCTTAGATTTTACTTCTGGCTGAAAATGTCTTGAAAGGAGCCGTATTCATGTTGAGTTTGCAAGTTGAACTGCTGTTCCCTGAGAACCCCTGGAAGTTCTCCGTAGTTTTGATGTCGAATGTATGCACCACTTCTATTATATTATGTCATATGGACTTATGATGGAGTCAGGGTTGGAACTTGTAAGCTTGATTTGTCATGTTTCACAGCATCTATCTTCTTCGTATCATTTGCTCGCATTTCTG
This region includes:
- the LOC127764348 gene encoding uncharacterized protein LOC127764348, coding for MAANFSACLVPVAVLALFYLVIFPNDLSQLKSALAPCDAASKSVAAAAAAADDDVDFRMFFGILTRPDFYERRALLRMAYALQPPPRRAAIDVRFVMCSLDKEEDAVLVALEIITHGDILVLNCTENMNDGKTYDYFSALPRLFPAGYYDFAGKIDDDTYYRLGALADTLRRKPRRDMYHGFLNPCHIDPAWQYMSGMGYIVSWDVAEWIAASPELRGREIGYEDDVFGRWLRGAGKGKNRFGEEPRMYDYLDREMYGADVNCFRHELIADTVAVHKLKDRLKWARTLRFFNATDGLKPSKMYHVDLTPRI
- the LOC127764637 gene encoding 60S ribosomal protein L35a-1 — translated: MVKGRTGQRVRLYVRGTILGYKRSKSNQYENTSLVQIEGVNTKEEVAWYCGKRMAYVYKAKTKSGGTNYRCIWGKVTRPHGNSGVVRAKFKSNLPPASMGRKVRVFMYPSSI